One Photobacterium sp. TY1-4 genomic window carries:
- a CDS encoding DUF1566 domain-containing protein — MMLEGKKTSFALTMIASALLAGCNSSDSDPKLSPVTEKEAATAEISGVALDGYLKNAQVCIDMNHNLSCDSGDSQIVTTDAQGRYTLTYDGIDLSKYHLLVEALASQTVDMDSPNAPILDGFSLSAPADTAAVISPLTTLTLTVARQLGVDFQTAATMLAQTLDVDRTRLTSDFLAGSHTKDKQLHALAQGLTALMQEAEKASLSNGVILSDVRSGLRMKLGLLDVKALKSQTDPLVGTTSHTTAQIRDLVQAYVPDITITREEMEGAQLLVQPRAPKAPDSGALNINARTFDWQWVGLLTSQEHYEFSIDAGEHWHAVAQKPLHLDLKAYQAGDIQVRVKADSGKGFKAGQVLKSEQPLAQALVPAAPAAVRVDDARNQFDWDLVPGHDHATAYEYSVDRGMNWQIVHAKPQPVGDVMIAAGDLKVRVAADGSGANPHAAGLAASSSVAFTQTPQQPAKPSGIQASDETNFVDWDYVDSFTNYADYEVSLDNGQSWTAVSQKPLSVGNLDIAKGAVQLRVAANLENGMPAGEIAVVDQAFTQEIGKPGAPSQGTVNDVANQFDWVNVAGFDDAAFYEISLDSGQTWLNVNGKPAAIPDEQYAAGQVCVRVKANAKGNHPAGEILCSLAPFTETPATPVAPTAPLTNDSADTFGWAWTPGFTQATDYEIQIQGQDWQPVNGNPHALAKDGVFAAGEVQVRVKAEPLTGREASAALSNTVAFTVKPDQPAAPTQPVADDTANTFDWTFVPAFTLIGDYEYSLNGGQSWQSASAKPIVVGDVNLAAGQVQVRVKANVQNGMPAGQVLKNTTEFISGEQPDAPTSPEVVNKNFGDRYNEVKTNGLRWVWTDSTYDSATHYEFTNDGGTTWHPVTSNPQHIGPQAYDKTRVGVRVKADAIEGESNAPGQVMWATDAAADFVALRVVPLTRWDQPVALSSYNGNWSGSAKCYAEYDVAGEGEPQFWTYKGDAYSDEKSDIPGLIDSAACGLTGWVLLSKEDTIAKNTGDSSYIPSSWDDAFIINDSYPRYWATSMENGQPTFVAVQNGQVVDLSTYSTADIVTTWFLPETATLLTDAASLRTDLQNLQTSTNAQWQTVSAAAVSLIDRIKTVNQVQQATLLSDIATFGHDTESVASNLQQQIDANAKRLAVFALYQHMLDIREGLDATHKRTILQDIETATLIQADLVGKQQALAAVQQIATAMAAVTNVKVGHAALLLQVQALNHAGMGSDIHAQSLSLYEAIAALSPLLDPLTQSNQALQAALVSLAGSDDQTLLDALKALETLVLAQPDVDSVADYTTQAENGLVRAHHAGYVVTSADALVGQHFSKLDIHGRFLPTSTTYAQGWRCVLDNRDPARARTWTLLKDGLPEGQDDLAFDASASGLPSVLGAGGLLETANAKVHCGRSDWKLPHPAQLQSLETATVNGKNTIDTSVFPHHLALLPEYDKPRYDGETSFDYWTSEAARWTGTQYIYRHPTANMDSQTTYDYTNGGENNLVLGRLLAEHSPSYQLLDKDGNVVTDIAQAKCAYQPDSKLTWQLFDSSGDERRLKYSAVQAEVGTQNAAQLCNKTNWRVPALTELQNLLPINTSVFRHNESDNRYYRCYFTDQPSGSSDQACYDMTESKVIAAYDYSSYMYRLVASD, encoded by the coding sequence ATGATGCTGGAAGGGAAGAAAACCTCTTTTGCGCTGACGATGATCGCAAGTGCGCTACTGGCGGGGTGTAATAGTTCAGACTCAGATCCAAAGCTATCGCCAGTCACGGAGAAGGAAGCCGCGACTGCTGAAATCTCGGGTGTCGCACTGGATGGCTATCTCAAAAACGCTCAGGTTTGTATCGATATGAACCACAACCTGAGCTGCGATAGCGGAGACAGTCAGATTGTGACAACCGATGCGCAAGGTCGGTACACACTAACCTACGATGGCATTGACTTGTCGAAGTATCATCTCCTGGTGGAAGCCCTGGCGAGCCAGACGGTAGATATGGACTCACCGAATGCGCCGATCCTGGATGGTTTTTCCCTGAGTGCTCCGGCGGATACTGCTGCTGTGATCAGCCCCCTCACGACCCTGACCCTGACCGTTGCCCGGCAGCTGGGGGTCGATTTTCAAACGGCTGCCACAATGCTGGCGCAAACGCTTGATGTTGATCGAACGCGGCTGACCTCCGATTTTCTGGCCGGCTCGCATACCAAAGATAAACAGCTCCATGCCCTGGCTCAAGGCCTGACAGCGCTGATGCAGGAAGCTGAAAAAGCCTCACTGTCAAATGGCGTGATTTTGAGCGATGTTCGCTCTGGCTTGCGCATGAAACTGGGCTTGCTGGACGTGAAGGCCCTCAAATCTCAAACCGATCCATTGGTCGGTACGACCAGCCACACCACGGCTCAGATCCGCGATCTGGTTCAAGCCTATGTGCCGGATATCACCATCACCCGAGAGGAAATGGAAGGGGCGCAGCTGTTGGTTCAGCCGCGTGCCCCGAAAGCGCCGGATAGCGGAGCGCTGAATATCAATGCCCGTACTTTTGACTGGCAATGGGTGGGCCTGTTGACCTCTCAGGAGCATTATGAATTTTCGATTGATGCAGGTGAACATTGGCATGCTGTCGCGCAAAAACCGCTTCATCTTGACCTGAAGGCGTACCAGGCCGGTGATATCCAGGTGCGGGTGAAGGCGGATTCTGGCAAGGGCTTCAAAGCCGGTCAGGTCCTGAAAAGTGAACAGCCGTTGGCACAGGCGTTGGTTCCTGCGGCACCGGCAGCAGTGCGTGTGGACGACGCCAGGAATCAGTTCGACTGGGATCTGGTTCCGGGGCATGACCATGCCACGGCATACGAATACTCTGTTGATCGAGGAATGAACTGGCAGATCGTCCACGCGAAACCGCAACCGGTCGGGGATGTGATGATCGCTGCCGGGGATCTGAAAGTACGTGTCGCGGCCGACGGTTCGGGCGCCAACCCTCACGCAGCGGGACTGGCGGCATCTTCAAGCGTCGCCTTTACCCAAACACCTCAGCAGCCAGCCAAGCCGAGCGGCATTCAGGCCAGCGATGAAACAAACTTCGTGGACTGGGATTATGTCGACAGTTTTACCAATTACGCCGACTATGAAGTCAGCCTGGATAACGGTCAAAGCTGGACAGCGGTGAGCCAAAAGCCACTGTCGGTTGGGAACCTTGACATTGCCAAGGGCGCGGTCCAGCTTCGTGTCGCGGCCAACCTTGAGAATGGCATGCCGGCAGGGGAGATTGCTGTGGTGGATCAGGCATTCACCCAAGAGATTGGCAAACCTGGGGCCCCGAGCCAGGGGACGGTGAATGATGTCGCTAACCAGTTTGATTGGGTCAATGTCGCAGGTTTTGACGATGCAGCTTTCTATGAGATATCGCTGGACAGTGGGCAAACCTGGTTGAACGTCAACGGTAAACCGGCGGCTATTCCGGATGAGCAATATGCTGCGGGTCAGGTATGCGTGCGCGTGAAAGCCAACGCCAAAGGCAATCACCCGGCCGGTGAGATTCTATGCTCATTAGCCCCCTTTACCGAAACTCCGGCAACCCCGGTTGCGCCGACTGCGCCGCTGACAAATGACAGTGCCGATACGTTTGGCTGGGCCTGGACGCCGGGCTTCACCCAAGCCACGGATTATGAAATACAGATCCAAGGGCAAGACTGGCAACCGGTCAATGGGAATCCGCACGCGCTGGCCAAAGACGGCGTCTTTGCCGCGGGTGAAGTTCAAGTACGCGTCAAAGCGGAGCCGTTAACGGGGCGTGAAGCCAGTGCTGCGCTGAGTAACACCGTTGCCTTCACCGTGAAGCCCGATCAGCCGGCGGCGCCAACCCAACCGGTGGCTGATGACACGGCGAATACGTTTGACTGGACGTTTGTACCCGCGTTTACCCTGATCGGTGATTACGAATATTCTCTGAACGGCGGACAAAGCTGGCAGAGTGCGAGCGCCAAACCGATTGTTGTTGGTGATGTGAACCTGGCGGCTGGCCAGGTGCAGGTGCGCGTGAAAGCCAATGTGCAAAACGGCATGCCGGCGGGTCAGGTGCTGAAAAACACGACCGAGTTTATTTCGGGTGAACAACCGGACGCGCCGACATCCCCGGAAGTAGTGAATAAAAATTTCGGAGATCGATATAACGAAGTCAAAACCAACGGCTTGCGTTGGGTGTGGACAGATTCCACCTATGACAGCGCAACACATTATGAGTTTACCAACGACGGCGGAACCACCTGGCACCCGGTGACCAGCAACCCGCAACATATCGGTCCTCAGGCTTATGACAAAACGCGAGTCGGCGTTCGGGTGAAAGCGGATGCGATTGAAGGGGAGTCCAATGCGCCGGGCCAAGTGATGTGGGCAACTGATGCGGCAGCGGATTTTGTCGCCCTGCGCGTTGTTCCCCTGACCCGCTGGGACCAGCCAGTAGCGTTAAGTTCTTATAATGGCAATTGGTCGGGTTCTGCAAAATGTTATGCCGAATATGATGTAGCAGGGGAAGGCGAACCGCAGTTCTGGACATATAAAGGGGATGCCTATTCCGATGAAAAAAGCGACATCCCAGGACTAATCGATAGCGCTGCGTGTGGGCTTACGGGGTGGGTCTTGTTGTCGAAAGAAGACACGATTGCCAAAAATACCGGCGATTCCAGTTACATTCCTTCTTCCTGGGACGATGCCTTTATCATCAATGATAGTTATCCGCGATACTGGGCAACTTCAATGGAAAACGGCCAGCCGACTTTCGTTGCGGTGCAAAATGGTCAGGTCGTCGATCTTTCGACATATTCTACGGCTGATATCGTTACGACCTGGTTCCTGCCGGAGACGGCGACACTGCTGACTGATGCTGCAAGCCTGCGCACGGATTTGCAAAACCTGCAAACATCGACCAATGCGCAGTGGCAAACGGTATCTGCCGCCGCTGTCAGCCTGATTGACCGCATCAAAACAGTCAATCAAGTGCAGCAGGCGACGCTATTGTCGGATATTGCAACGTTCGGCCATGATACCGAGAGCGTTGCAAGCAACCTACAGCAGCAAATCGATGCCAATGCGAAACGGCTCGCGGTGTTTGCCCTGTACCAGCATATGCTGGATATTCGTGAAGGACTCGATGCAACGCACAAACGGACGATTCTGCAGGATATCGAAACGGCCACTTTGATTCAGGCTGATCTGGTCGGGAAACAGCAGGCGTTGGCTGCTGTACAGCAAATTGCGACAGCCATGGCTGCCGTAACCAATGTAAAAGTTGGACATGCGGCGCTGTTGCTTCAAGTACAAGCGCTGAATCATGCCGGCATGGGCAGTGATATTCACGCACAAAGCCTGAGCCTGTATGAGGCGATTGCTGCACTTTCGCCGCTATTGGACCCCTTAACTCAGTCAAATCAAGCCTTGCAAGCGGCATTGGTATCTTTGGCCGGCAGCGATGATCAAACCCTGCTGGATGCACTGAAAGCGCTGGAAACCCTGGTCTTGGCGCAACCCGATGTGGACAGTGTCGCCGACTATACCACCCAGGCTGAAAACGGCTTAGTACGTGCTCATCATGCAGGTTATGTTGTGACGAGCGCCGATGCACTGGTTGGACAACACTTCTCGAAACTGGATATCCACGGCCGCTTCCTGCCGACATCCACCACATATGCACAAGGCTGGCGTTGTGTGCTGGATAATCGCGATCCGGCCCGGGCACGCACCTGGACTCTGCTCAAGGATGGCTTACCGGAAGGTCAGGACGATCTGGCGTTCGATGCTTCGGCATCAGGGTTGCCGAGTGTGCTCGGTGCCGGTGGGTTGCTGGAAACGGCCAATGCGAAAGTTCACTGTGGCCGTTCGGACTGGAAACTGCCACATCCTGCTCAGCTCCAATCGCTGGAAACCGCGACGGTGAACGGCAAGAACACCATCGATACGTCAGTGTTCCCACATCACTTGGCATTGTTGCCGGAATACGACAAGCCTAGGTATGACGGGGAGACGTCATTCGATTACTGGACTTCGGAGGCTGCACGTTGGACCGGCACCCAATACATTTATCGTCACCCAACGGCCAACATGGATAGTCAGACGACTTACGATTATACGAATGGTGGCGAAAATAACCTCGTGCTTGGACGACTGCTTGCCGAACATTCTCCTTCCTATCAACTGCTGGATAAAGACGGCAACGTTGTCACCGATATTGCGCAGGCGAAGTGTGCTTATCAGCCGGACAGCAAGCTGACCTGGCAGCTGTTTGATAGCAGCGGCGATGAGCGCAGGCTGAAATACAGTGCAGTGCAGGCGGAAGTGGGGACACAAAATGCCGCACAACTGTGTAACAAGACAAACTGGCGGGTACCGGCGCTGACTGAACTACAAAACCTGTTGCCAATCAATACTTCCGTCTTTCGTCATAACGAATCGGATAACCGTTATTACCGTTGCTACTTTACCGATCAACCGTCTGGCTCCAGTGACCAGGCGTGTTACGACATGACCGAAAGTAAGGTCATTGCTGCATATGATTATTCATCATACATGTACCGACTGGTGGCATCCGACTAA
- a CDS encoding Flp family type IVb pilin, translated as MNLKKQRGAAAIEYAILAAAMSLIMMNFLGGDGDLTKAINTTYEEVINGLNSIQSDKS; from the coding sequence ATGAATTTAAAAAAACAGCGCGGCGCGGCTGCGATTGAGTACGCCATTCTGGCCGCAGCAATGTCGCTGATCATGATGAACTTCTTGGGCGGTGACGGGGACCTCACCAAGGCGATTAATACCACGTATGAAGAAGTGATTAACGGATTGAACTCAATTCAGAGCGATAAATCCTGA
- the cpaB gene encoding Flp pilus assembly protein CpaB, with protein MKAKRIVYLSLLMSLAGLVWLGLQLTVPVPKPEKQQAEQRQLEVLVAARPVKAGRQFSTSLFEWKQVDAEALQHRLDYIDRAKFDLARLRQTVLAGDFAAGEILSVADFIQPEAGGFLSVMLRPGYRAVSVPVDQVTANSGLIGPGDYVDVLLLASKEQELRTRGNETHSLYVKTIVQKARVLALNDAVQAERYLEVQEKYQGFIPENSAVTLEVSPEQANKVLLANQLGTLSMALRSKHDQALDWTESQQVHIDDIFPEARLVQPDIGLVEFRAKDKRVMNKTGMQDD; from the coding sequence ATGAAAGCAAAACGAATTGTTTACCTGTCGCTGTTGATGTCTCTGGCAGGGCTGGTCTGGTTGGGCTTGCAGCTCACCGTGCCGGTGCCGAAGCCTGAAAAACAACAGGCAGAGCAAAGACAACTGGAAGTGCTGGTGGCCGCCCGGCCGGTGAAAGCCGGGCGGCAGTTCAGTACGTCCTTGTTCGAATGGAAACAAGTTGATGCCGAGGCCCTGCAGCATCGACTCGATTATATCGACAGAGCCAAATTCGATCTGGCGCGGTTACGTCAAACCGTGCTGGCCGGTGATTTTGCCGCCGGGGAAATCCTCAGCGTTGCCGATTTTATCCAGCCGGAAGCGGGCGGTTTTCTGTCCGTGATGCTGCGTCCCGGCTATCGCGCGGTGTCGGTGCCGGTTGATCAGGTGACCGCGAACTCTGGCCTGATCGGCCCTGGTGATTATGTTGATGTGTTGCTGCTGGCCTCGAAAGAGCAGGAGCTCAGAACCCGTGGTAATGAAACCCACAGTCTGTATGTCAAAACCATTGTTCAGAAAGCGCGGGTGCTGGCATTGAATGATGCAGTGCAGGCCGAACGCTATCTGGAGGTGCAAGAGAAATATCAGGGATTTATCCCAGAAAACAGCGCTGTGACGCTGGAAGTTTCTCCCGAGCAGGCCAATAAGGTGCTGCTGGCCAACCAGCTCGGCACCTTATCGATGGCGTTGCGCAGCAAACATGATCAGGCGCTGGACTGGACGGAATCGCAGCAAGTCCATATTGACGATATCTTCCCGGAAGCCAGGCTGGTGCAGCCGGATATTGGGTTGGTGGAGTTTCGCGCCAAAGACAAGCGGGTGATGAACAAAACAGGGATGCAGGATGATTAA
- a CDS encoding type II and III secretion system protein family protein produces the protein MLLFMSFALQAQALNVVLDQAQLITLPQQAKSIFIANDNVADYQALTNTKIMVFGKQAGSTSLYVLDAGERVIYTTTVKVNHDVETLNTLIGKEFPDALVSAESLAGKLFLKGQVPTAVMAEKIVRLAEGYVSQPQVSASSGESAPSGQAEASGPSAAPPTGGNKDELMNQLAVTMPNQVNLRIRIAEVSRKVSNKLGIKWGTQGTGLGTGTFGFFDNYGGAAGAMNPASWADLSVIVDALASNGMMSVLAEPNLTALSGEEASFLVGGEVALPLVFGDTANVMFKSFGVQLNFKPTVLSENRISLQVAPEVSTVASETTAVNGTTFPSFVTRKASTTIELASGQSFALGGLLQSKDVEQLQKIPLIGDVPVLGSLFRSNEFQREETELIIIATAYLVQPTRGDTLPLPTDGLIPLSDVERLLAIPQQSSEARLDVLRSDNRQPRLLGDNGFYY, from the coding sequence ATGCTGCTGTTCATGAGCTTTGCTTTGCAAGCTCAGGCGTTGAATGTGGTATTGGATCAGGCGCAGTTGATCACCCTGCCGCAACAGGCGAAGTCGATTTTTATCGCCAATGACAACGTCGCGGATTACCAGGCCCTGACCAACACCAAAATCATGGTGTTTGGTAAGCAAGCCGGTTCGACGTCCCTGTACGTGCTTGATGCTGGTGAGCGGGTGATTTATACCACCACCGTCAAAGTCAATCATGATGTTGAAACGCTCAATACACTGATTGGGAAAGAATTCCCGGATGCACTGGTCTCGGCTGAATCACTTGCCGGCAAGTTGTTCCTGAAAGGTCAGGTGCCGACTGCGGTCATGGCAGAGAAAATTGTGCGTCTGGCGGAAGGCTATGTGTCACAGCCACAAGTGTCTGCTTCGAGCGGTGAGTCGGCTCCATCCGGTCAGGCTGAAGCGTCCGGGCCGTCGGCCGCCCCACCGACCGGTGGCAACAAGGATGAGCTGATGAACCAGCTGGCCGTGACCATGCCGAATCAGGTGAATTTGAGGATCCGGATCGCGGAGGTCTCCCGTAAGGTCTCGAACAAGCTGGGGATCAAATGGGGTACGCAGGGTACCGGGTTGGGGACCGGCACGTTCGGCTTCTTTGACAACTACGGCGGCGCTGCCGGTGCCATGAACCCGGCTTCCTGGGCGGATCTCTCGGTGATCGTCGATGCGCTGGCCAGCAATGGCATGATGTCGGTGCTGGCCGAGCCCAACCTGACGGCGCTCAGTGGCGAGGAAGCTTCGTTTCTGGTCGGGGGAGAAGTGGCCTTGCCGTTGGTGTTCGGCGATACCGCCAACGTCATGTTCAAATCGTTCGGGGTTCAGCTGAACTTCAAACCCACGGTGCTGAGTGAAAACCGGATCAGCCTGCAGGTTGCACCGGAGGTCAGCACGGTTGCTTCTGAAACCACAGCGGTGAACGGCACCACTTTCCCATCTTTTGTGACCCGCAAGGCATCCACCACCATTGAGTTGGCCAGCGGCCAGAGTTTTGCCCTGGGGGGACTGCTGCAGTCCAAAGATGTCGAGCAACTGCAAAAGATCCCGCTGATTGGCGATGTGCCGGTGCTGGGCAGCCTGTTCCGCTCGAATGAGTTCCAGCGGGAAGAAACCGAACTCATCATCATTGCGACGGCGTATCTGGTGCAGCCAACGCGTGGCGATACGTTGCCGCTACCGACTGACGGCCTGATCCCGCTCAGTGATGTGGAGCGTCTGCTGGCCATACCGCAGCAAAGTTCCGAAGCGCGTTTGGACGTGTTGCGTTCTGATAATCGTCAGCCTCGCTTGTTGGGCGACAACGGATTCTATTACTGA
- a CDS encoding CpaD family pilus assembly protein has translation MRIVFMIVLSGLLSACAADPIQRQPQVQVEAVTHRMSMQLQSQTLNPQDRAAVADFIYRLGAPSALRVVIETHNRRGGDAVGALQQVLQQRAVYPSQVSSRYATPAQDDSADFTLVVESYRSLAPTCHAGKEPSRFAQRFVGSDNFGCANASALAQMVANPRDLVIGEALDPMEGRKAVTAMEAYYRAEAPEAPRAPQSATTATSGDQ, from the coding sequence ATGCGAATCGTATTCATGATCGTACTGAGCGGACTGCTGAGTGCCTGTGCTGCCGACCCGATCCAGCGTCAGCCGCAAGTTCAGGTGGAAGCAGTAACCCACCGGATGTCAATGCAGCTGCAAAGCCAGACGCTCAACCCGCAAGATCGCGCTGCCGTGGCTGATTTTATCTACCGTCTGGGCGCGCCGTCGGCGCTGCGTGTGGTGATTGAAACACACAATCGCCGGGGGGGCGATGCGGTTGGTGCATTGCAACAGGTATTACAGCAGCGCGCGGTGTACCCGAGCCAGGTCAGCAGCCGCTATGCGACCCCGGCTCAGGATGATTCCGCAGATTTCACCCTGGTGGTGGAGTCTTACCGTAGCCTGGCCCCGACTTGCCATGCCGGCAAAGAGCCCAGCCGTTTCGCGCAGCGGTTTGTCGGCTCAGACAATTTTGGCTGTGCCAATGCCAGCGCGCTGGCTCAGATGGTGGCCAATCCACGCGATCTGGTGATCGGCGAAGCGCTGGACCCGATGGAAGGGCGCAAAGCTGTGACCGCTATGGAGGCGTATTACCGGGCTGAAGCGCCCGAGGCACCGCGCGCACCACAGTCGGCCACCACGGCAACATCGGGGGATCAATGA
- a CDS encoding CpaE family protein — protein MMEKYITQQAEVSASPAQSGKRIAVASAKGGAGTTALVANIAWGLASHPDTKVACADLDCVTGDLDLQLSVNANGALQEMLQYPARLEPLIYARSGVKVTENLHLFTGYSGQLTQAFWPEEIEFEAFSAFCQRQSDFLLWDIPAFSLRDQVGLNALCGSDIQVLIVEPTLASIRRTHLVLDALQASAATQTILVLNHTKPEASSLITAADVVQALGRKPDVEIPFAPNHMMASATLGQLAIAKKHRTGKALQQLVSLIRGDQTATGRGLLRWLKGA, from the coding sequence ATGATGGAAAAATACATAACTCAACAGGCTGAAGTGTCGGCATCTCCGGCGCAGTCCGGGAAGCGGATTGCGGTTGCCAGCGCCAAAGGCGGCGCCGGGACCACGGCGCTGGTCGCCAATATTGCCTGGGGGCTGGCGTCCCACCCGGACACCAAAGTCGCTTGTGCGGATCTCGATTGTGTCACCGGCGATCTCGACCTGCAGCTGAGCGTGAATGCCAACGGGGCCTTGCAGGAAATGTTGCAGTACCCGGCACGCCTGGAGCCGCTGATTTATGCACGCAGTGGTGTGAAAGTGACGGAAAATCTGCACCTTTTTACTGGGTACAGCGGCCAGCTGACGCAGGCGTTCTGGCCGGAGGAAATTGAATTTGAGGCATTTTCCGCCTTTTGCCAGCGCCAGTCCGATTTTTTGCTCTGGGATATTCCGGCCTTCAGCCTGCGCGATCAGGTTGGTCTGAATGCACTGTGCGGCAGTGACATCCAAGTACTGATTGTCGAGCCGACGCTGGCTTCGATTCGTCGAACCCATTTGGTGTTGGATGCCCTGCAGGCTTCTGCAGCGACGCAGACCATTCTGGTGCTGAATCACACCAAGCCGGAGGCGTCTTCCTTGATCACGGCCGCAGATGTGGTCCAGGCGCTGGGCCGCAAGCCGGATGTCGAGATCCCGTTTGCCCCGAATCACATGATGGCCAGTGCGACCCTGGGGCAGTTGGCGATTGCAAAAAAACATCGAACCGGCAAGGCGCTGCAACAGTTGGTCAGTCTGATCCGAGGGGATCAGACAGCCACCGGGCGCGGCCTGCTGCGCTGGCTGAAGGGGGCATAA
- a CDS encoding CpaF family protein, with translation MFRRKTSVERSSQPQLASEPTAGSGALSASSASRERFSAIRHEVMAAIEPSVVVQLSKSELESRTYEAVGEIAQRMQYPIGHAEQARITQQLVDELLGLGPLQSLMDDPTVTDIMVNGPQAVFIEQNGKLKPVDVAFRDEAHVLNLARRIVSRVGRRVDELNPMVDARLPDGSRVNVMIPPLALDGTCISIRKFSEHKRSLAQLAELGAMSPQMATLLDIIARCRVNVLISGGTGAGKTTLLNALSFGIAPEERIITIEDAAELKLQQPHVVRAETRPASSEGTAAVDQRSLLRNALRMRPDRIILGEVRGAEAFDMMQAMNTGHDGSMCTLHANTPADALIRLENMLLLAEARLPLPALRRQIASTLDVVIQIERMRDGRRRVVGITEVIGLEGDQYVLNDLFRFEYQEQDTQGNIHGRFVSTRTLPRFSPKARYYQLEGQLKQVMGV, from the coding sequence ATGTTCAGACGCAAAACCTCTGTTGAACGCTCGTCACAGCCGCAACTCGCATCCGAACCGACGGCGGGGTCCGGGGCTTTGAGTGCCTCCAGTGCTTCGCGGGAGCGGTTCAGCGCGATTCGCCATGAAGTGATGGCTGCCATTGAGCCTTCGGTGGTGGTTCAGCTCTCGAAATCCGAGCTGGAAAGCCGGACTTACGAAGCGGTGGGTGAAATTGCCCAGCGGATGCAATACCCGATTGGCCATGCTGAGCAGGCACGTATCACCCAGCAACTGGTGGATGAGTTGCTGGGCCTGGGGCCGCTGCAAAGCCTGATGGACGATCCAACCGTGACCGACATTATGGTGAACGGTCCCCAGGCGGTGTTCATTGAACAAAACGGCAAACTAAAACCGGTGGATGTTGCATTTCGCGATGAGGCCCACGTGCTGAATCTGGCACGCCGGATTGTCAGCCGGGTGGGGCGCCGGGTGGATGAGCTGAACCCGATGGTGGACGCCCGCCTGCCGGATGGCAGCCGGGTGAACGTGATGATCCCGCCGCTGGCCCTGGATGGCACCTGTATTTCGATCCGGAAATTCAGCGAGCACAAGCGCAGTCTGGCCCAGCTGGCAGAGCTGGGGGCAATGTCGCCGCAGATGGCGACCTTGCTCGATATTATCGCCCGCTGCCGGGTCAACGTATTGATCTCCGGTGGCACCGGGGCCGGTAAAACCACGCTGCTCAATGCGCTGTCGTTCGGGATCGCGCCGGAAGAGCGGATCATCACCATTGAGGATGCGGCGGAGCTGAAATTGCAACAGCCGCATGTGGTCCGCGCCGAAACCCGTCCGGCCAGCTCGGAAGGGACGGCGGCGGTCGATCAACGCAGTTTGCTGCGAAATGCTCTGCGGATGCGTCCCGATCGCATTATTTTGGGGGAAGTTCGCGGCGCGGAAGCGTTCGATATGATGCAGGCGATGAATACCGGCCATGATGGCTCGATGTGTACCTTGCACGCCAACACGCCGGCGGATGCGCTGATCCGCCTGGAGAATATGTTGCTGCTGGCTGAGGCTCGCTTGCCGCTGCCTGCGTTGCGGCGCCAGATCGCCAGCACGTTGGATGTGGTGATTCAGATTGAGCGGATGCGTGACGGGCGGCGCCGGGTGGTCGGGATCACTGAAGTGATCGGGCTCGAGGGCGATCAGTATGTTCTCAATGATCTGTTTCGGTTCGAATATCAGGAGCAGGACACACAAGGCAATATCCACGGTCGCTTTGTCTCCACCCGGACGCTGCCGCGCTTCAGCCCTAAGGCCCGGTATTACCAGCTCGAAGGGCAGCTCAAGCAAGTGATGGGAGTGTAG